GCAAAATACTGATGACTATTGAATATACCGCCGTATCGATATTTCGGAATCCGTCCAGCCAATAAAGAGATAAAATAAACAACACCATGACTAGTTGAAAAACGACATAGCTTATATGTTCTCGTAAAAATAGACGGAGATACATTATGTTTCCTCCGGATGAAGCACGAATTTATATCCTGCTCCCCTGACGGTTTCTAATGTAGATTTGATCCCATAATCCGCAAGTTTTTTTCGAACGCGAGTCATATTTACATTCAATGTATTTTCGTCGACGAATGATTGATCATCCCATAACTCTTCTAGTAACTTCTCTCTGGTCACGACTTTTGGATGTTCGGCAAATAACAACTCTAATATGGTTGTTTCTTTTTTCTGAAGAGGAATGATTTCATTCCCAAGGTGAAGTTCCATTCGCTCTAAATAAAGACAAAGTTTACCTTGTTTCAACGTTCGTTCTTCCGTCTTTAAAGCATACTCCCCATACGTTCTTCGTAAATGACTACGTATCTTCGCTAAGACGATTTCATAGTGAAATGGTTTCGTGATGAAATCGTCTCCACCATTTTCTAGCGCAAACACTTGATCCATTTCACCAGAACGAGCAGAGATGAATATGATAGGGCAAGTCGTTTCTAATCGAAATTGACGACACCAATAATACCCGTCATACGTTGGCAAATTGATATCCAATAAGATTAAGTGCGGATCGAATGCTTTCATCTCGTCTAATACACGATCGAAATCCTCGACAATCTGCACGTCATATTGATATTTGCGAAGAGTATCGGCTAATAAAGCAGCAATTTTCCGATCATCTTCTACGATAAAAATTCGATGTTGCGGCATACGATTGGCTCCTTTCTCGGATCAGTACACGAGTTTGACAAAGTCTTCACGAGAAATTCCACCTAAATATTTCTCAATATCGATGTCTCGTATCGCAGTTTGAATAGCAGATTGTTCATACGAAATGCCTTTAAGTGCATTTTCCACATCTGCCACGTCTCCAAGACCGAAAAAGTCTCCATAAATATGAATGTCTTCAATTTTATTGTTTTTCACTTGTAGTTTTACATCGATACCACCTTGAGGAAAACGTTCACGATGTTCTAAATTGAACGCTGGAGATTTCCCGTAGTTCCAATCCCAATTTGCGTAACGTTCTTTTGACAAGGTATGAATGTTTTCCCAATCTTGTTCCGTTAATTCCACCTCTTGCACATTTTCAGCTCCACCGAAAATAGAATGCAAAATTTTCGTACGGAATTGCTCGATTGTAATGGGATCTTGAAGGAACTCCATTATATTCGCCACACGCGAACGAATTGATTTAATTCCTTTTGACTCAATTTTATCTTTACGTACTTTCAATGCTGACACGACAGCATCCATTTCTGAATCAAATAGCAACGTACCGTGACTAAACATTCTCCCTTTGGTCGAAAATTGAGCGTTACCTGAAATTTTTCTACCTTCAGCCAAGATGTCATTTCGACCAGATAGCTCAGCATCTACCCCTAAGTCTTTCAATGCATCAACAATTGGTTGCGTAAACTTTTTAAAATTACGGAAACTATCTCCATCATCTTTTGTAATAAAACTAAAATTCAAATTCCCTAAATCATGATAAACTGCTCCACCGCCTGATAATCGGCGCACCACATGGATACCATTTGACTCCACATAGTCCGTATTAATTTCTTCTACTGTATTTTGGTTTTTCCCGATGATAATAGATGGTTCATTAATATAAAACAAAAAGAACGAATCTTTTTCTACATCCATCGTTTTTAATACGTATTCCTCTATCGCTAAATTAATACGAGGATCCGTAATTCCTTGGTTATTTACAAATTGCATCGTTATTTCCCCTTTCCAATCTCTTTAGTTACTACTATAAATCATTCAAGAGGTTTTGTGTTGACATACATAAACTGTTATAATACAATCAATTTAATTTAAAACAGTAATAATACAGTTAAAGGAGGGTCTATATGATAGAGAACGTGTTAGAATTTTTCCGTAACCTACCTGCAAAAAAATGTACAACGTGTGGTGAAACGATCGAAGAACAGCACGAATGCTACGGCAATACTTGCGACAAATGCCTTCAAAACTAACACAAAAGCCCGGTCCAATTTAGGATCGGGCTTTTACATGTTGTTTAGTTTGTTGTTGCAACATTTTTCCGAAATTTCGTTTGGAAAAATACGAGTGTTAAGATAAATGCTCCCGCCATAAACGCAGCGAGTACACCGATCGATTGCCATACAGAGTCAACATTTGTTGATGAAATGGCATCTTTCATTCCTTCCACTGAATAGGTCATTGGTAAAAACGCATTAAATGGTTGTAACGATGTTGGAATTAACTCGAGCGGGAATGTTCCAGCACTCGTCGTTAACTGTAAAATCAATATGACAATTGCCACAAATCTTCCTGGGTCTCCAAGAACCGATACGAGTAGTTGGACGATTGCTAAAAAGGCAAAACTTGTGACGATACTGAGCAAGACAAACAAATATGGCTGAGAAACATCTAACCCTAATCCGTAAATCAAGACCGCATCAGCAAGAAGTGCTTGAACAACACCTACGATTGCTAACACTCCAGCTTTACTCAAACCTAATCGAATGCCGCTTTTCACTTCACCGGCTGGTAAAACTAGCGGGAATACGATGGAAATTAAAAGTGCACCGACAAACAATCCTAGTGATAGGAAGTAAGGTGCAAATCCTGATCCGTAGTTTGGCACATGATTCACAGCGGATTTTACAACCGAAACCGGTGCCGCTGCTTGTTCCGTGTTGTCGCCATTTAACGACTTCGATGCCGCTTCCGTCGCACCATCTTCTAATTCATCTGCAAACACGTGCATGTTGTCATCTAATGCTCGTGCGCCATTCTCCACTTTTTCCGAACCGTTTACTAATTTGTCGCTACCAGCAGCCAATTGTGTTGCTGCGTTCGAAAGTTTTGTTGCTCCTGCACTTAATTCTGGCGACTTACTTTCCAGTGTCTTTGCACCATCGGACAGTTGTTGATGTGCAGCATACAATTTGTTCGCACCACTTTCTGCTTGCGTAAGTCCGCTAGACAGTTGGGATGCCCCTTTTGATACGTCATTTGCACCTTGTGCAAGTGCTTTACTCGACATTTGCATTTGAGCAAGTGCTTCTTTATAAGAATTCGCCTGTTCTTCCGGGAGTGATGCTAAAACAGGTGCTAATTTCTGTGAGAACGACTCGATCCCAGTTGCTAGTGCTTCATTCCCAGCAGCAACTTTTGATGCTCCATTTGTTAATGAAGTAGCACCAGCAGACGCTTGACTAATACCATTTACTAACTGTCCTTCCGAAGAAGTGGCTTTCGTAAGTCCTGCAGATAATGAGTTTACGCCATTTGTATAAGAAGTAATACCACTTTGTAATGCTGTAAATCCTGTTTGAAATTGTGTAGCACCATTTTTTAATGTCAGTACTCCATTTTTCAATTCAGTTGTACCTGAAGAAAGGGAATTAGTTCCGTCTGCAAATTTTGTTGCAGCATCTGCAGCTTCTGTGATGCCGCCTTTCATTTCATCAATTCCATCAATCATTTTCGTGGAGTAAGTTGCAACGATTTCTTTGTTTACTTCCGCACGAACTTTTTCCATTGCTGTATCCCCGATTTGTGCAGATAGGAAATTGTAGCCTTCATTAGGCACATAATCGATGATGACGTCGCTTGGTTGTTCGTCATAGAGCGTGGTAACATGATCGGAAAATTCCGATGGAATATGCACCATCATGTAAATTTCTTTGTTTTCAAGTGCTTTTTCTGCTTGTTTTTCGGTCATTTCTTGAAAATAAAATTGGCGTCCATCCACCAATTTCTCCGTAACATCTGACCCGAGTTGAAGTGTTTCTCCTTCGACAGTTGCGCCGGCATCTTCATTGACTATCGCTACCGGTAAATCTTTTAATTGTTCATACGGATCCCAAAATGCCCATAAAAACATTCCCGCATATAATACTGGGATAAAAAGTACAGCTAAAATCGGAATAAGTAACTTTCGGTTTTTCAAAATTTGTTGTAACTCTGCTTTCAACTTGTTTCCTCCTTGTTCTTTAACTAATTGACTAAATTATTCACATGGTCAATTTAGTCGAAATAAAAAGTCCCTTACGCGAGACTTTTAAAAATCACATCATGGAACACACGTGTAATTTGATTCTCTGATAAAATCGATTCATGCGTTTTCTGCCATTCTACCGCTAACGCCAAGTACGATTTGAGTAACAGATACGAGACGATCTCTACATCTACTTCTCGCATTTTTTCTCTATCAATGCCAAGTTGTAAATGCTCTGCAATGTACCCAATAATTTTCCGTTCAATTTGGTTTAATGCTTCTTGAACAATTGGTGTTCCCATTTCTCGCTCTTCTTGTATTAATTTCGCAAACAATGCATGTTTCTCGCGAAACTCCAACATTTTCATTAAAACGGCAAGAGCATTTTCATCGAATGGTTTTGTTTCATCAATCACTTTGTCTTTTTCAAACGTCATTTCTTCAATCATCGAAAAAACAATTTCATGAAATAACTCTTCTTTCGTAGAAAAAAAGGTGTAAATTGTTCCCTTTCCTACGTTTGCAAGCTTTGCCACTTGATCCATTGTTGTAGCCTTATAGCCAAAAATCGAAAACGAACGCGTCGCAGCATCCAAAATTTCTTTTCTTCGATCCATGTTTCACCTCATTCTGACTAAAATACTAATTTGGTCTTAAAGTCATTATACACGCTTTAGTACAGATTGCAAGGGGTGTTGTTTATTCCAAGACAAAACTTCTTCATACTAAGATGTTTTAGCTGTTTTCAAGAGTGAATAAAGATACTTACTTCATTATTAGGATACTTTATGTAGTTATTAGGACACTTTGCGCGATTATTAGGACACTCTCCGCGATCATTAGGACACTTCGCGCGATTATTTGGACACTCTCCGCAATCATTAGGACACTCTCCGCGATTATTAGGACACTTTGCGTAATTATTAGGACACTTTATGTGATCATTAGGACACTCGCGTCATTATCCTATATTCAGAAACAAAACGCGTGAATACAGAGCCAGTCAACATTTATCGCCAGCTCATCAACACCAAACAAAAAACTGTAAATGCTCTCCGCTAAAAGAGAGTCATTTACAGTTTCTTATTTCGCGACAACTACTTCTTTCAAAAAAAGTTCATCCAGAAGTTCGCGTGTCATTGCTTTCCCTTGATCAACACAATCAGGCAATCCAAGTCCCTCGTAGGAACTTCCTGCTAGTTTCACATGAGGTAATTTAGTGGCTAAATCAGCTTTGACACGTTGTACACGATCTTGATGACCGACGACGTATTGCGGCATTGCTTCTTTCCATCGGGTTACGACTGTGAATAAAGGATCTCCATCGATTTTCGTTGTTTTGCGTAAGTCGTCTAGCACAACTTTTTCAATTTCTTTATCGGATAGATCAACGATTGCTTCGTCTCCTGCTCTACCTACATATCCTCTCATCAGTACATGACCTTCTGGTGTAGTTGTTGGCCATTTTTTATGAGTCCATGTACAAGCAGTGATCGAGTAGTCACTGTTTCGAGAAACAACGAATCCAGTACCATCTTTAGAAATTTGCACTTGGTCTTCTTTAAATGCCATCGCAACTGTTGCCACACTAGTAGATGGCATTTCTTCAAATTCTTCCATGATTCCATGTTCTTCTAATAACGATTTCGTTACGCCATGTGGAGTAGTAAGGATGATACCGTCTGCCTGTAATGTCGAGCCTGTATTTAATGTTATTTCTACCTGCTCGCCAACTTGTTGAAGGCGTTCTGCACGAACTCCTTTGTAAAGTTGAACATCTGTCAGTGCTTGTTCAAGCGATTCAACGATAGTTTCTAATCCATCACGGAACGTACGGAATATTCCTTCTTTTTTTGCTTTTGTAGGAGACTTCGGAGTAGTCCGTTTTGTTCCAAGTATGAGCGATCGATGCTCTTGTTCTACTTTTTCAAACTGCGGAAAGGTTGCTTGCAAACTTAGTCGGTCCAAATCACCTGCATATATTCCAGATAACAATGGTTCAATTAAGTTTTCCACTACTTCATTTCCAAAACGTCTACGGAAAAAGTGACCGAGCGATTGATCTCCTTGAATGTTTGATTTCGGCAAAACAAAATCACCAGCAGCCCGGACTTTTCCACTCCACGAGAAGAGACCGGATGTAACAAACGGAGAAATTTCAGTCGGAATCCCCATTACAGACCCCGCAGGAATGGGGTGGAGTTCTTCACCAACTAAAACATACGCTTGTCCTGTTGCGTTTTTTACTAGTTGGTCCTCAATACCCAAGTCTTCTGCAAGCTGTCCAAAGCTCACTTTTCTCGCTAAGAAGGAGTCCGGTCCGCGTTCCACTATGAAGCCATCTTTTCGAAGCGTTTGAATTTTCCCTCCTAAACGTGGAGAAGATTCGATGAGTGTAATCTCTAATGGATAGCCTTTTTCTCTCGCTTCTTTTTGCATATAGAAGGCAGCGGATAATCCAGTGATTCCGCCGCCAATGATGATAATTTTCTTTTTCTGTTGTGACATCTTCATCATCACTTTCTTGTCTGACTTTCAATCGATTATTTGTGGTTCAACTTTTTTAACACGACATCTGCCATTGCATCAATAAATAACGGTTGTGTGTTTGGCATTTCCGGACGGTAATAGTTCGCGCCAATTTCATCCGTCACAACTTTACACTCGACATCATTGTCAAAAAGCACTTCTAAATGGTCCGCTACAAATCCAACTGGCGTGTAAACGAAAGAAGTGTATCCTTTTTCGTTATGTAGATCGCGCGTTAAGTCTTGTACATCTGGTCCAATCCACGGCTCAGGAGTTTGTCCAGCACTTTGCCAACCAACTTCGTAGTTTTCGACTCCTGCTGCTTTCGCAATCATATCTGCTGTTGCATGTAATTGATCTGGATACGGGTCACCATTTGCAATGATTTTCTCTGGCAACGAGTGAGCGGAAACGATTAGGCAAGCTTTAGCGCGTTCTTCTTCTGACATAGATGCAAATGTTGACGCGATCTTTTCCTGCCAGTATTGAATAAACTTCGGCTCATCGTACCAGCTTTCCACTGATGTGATTTGTGGTCCACCCAACGTTTCTGCAGTTTCTTTTGCACGTCCGTTGTAGGATTTAATGGAAAACGTAGAGAAGTGTGGTGCTAACACAATCGAAACAGCTTCTTCTATTCCGTCTTCGTGCATTTGTTTCACTGCATCTTCGACAAATGGTTCAATATGCTTTAACCCAATGTATAGCACAAATTCAATGTCATCTTGCACTTCATTCAAACGGGCACAAAGCGCTGTTGCTTGGTCATCTGTAATTTTCGCAAGAGGCGAAATTCCACCGATCGCACGGTAACGATCACGCAGATCTTCTAAAGCTTCTGTACTTGGTGGACGTCCATGACGAATATGCGTGTAATACCGTTCTAAGTCTTCCTCTTTGTATGGCGTTCCGTAAGCCATCACTAGTAATCCCATTTTCTTTTTCAAGTCAATCACCTCAGATTAGATTTTCTGTTCTATTTTCCCATTATCTATCTGTTTTCTCGAGAAGGAAGCGTTTAAGAATGTGCTAATCGTTCGCGTGAATACTCA
The Paenisporosarcina cavernae genome window above contains:
- a CDS encoding lipoate--protein ligase yields the protein MQFVNNQGITDPRINLAIEEYVLKTMDVEKDSFFLFYINEPSIIIGKNQNTVEEINTDYVESNGIHVVRRLSGGGAVYHDLGNLNFSFITKDDGDSFRNFKKFTQPIVDALKDLGVDAELSGRNDILAEGRKISGNAQFSTKGRMFSHGTLLFDSEMDAVVSALKVRKDKIESKGIKSIRSRVANIMEFLQDPITIEQFRTKILHSIFGGAENVQEVELTEQDWENIHTLSKERYANWDWNYGKSPAFNLEHRERFPQGGIDVKLQVKNNKIEDIHIYGDFFGLGDVADVENALKGISYEQSAIQTAIRDIDIEKYLGGISREDFVKLVY
- the hemY gene encoding protoporphyrinogen oxidase, with the protein product MSQQKKKIIIIGGGITGLSAAFYMQKEAREKGYPLEITLIESSPRLGGKIQTLRKDGFIVERGPDSFLARKVSFGQLAEDLGIEDQLVKNATGQAYVLVGEELHPIPAGSVMGIPTEISPFVTSGLFSWSGKVRAAGDFVLPKSNIQGDQSLGHFFRRRFGNEVVENLIEPLLSGIYAGDLDRLSLQATFPQFEKVEQEHRSLILGTKRTTPKSPTKAKKEGIFRTFRDGLETIVESLEQALTDVQLYKGVRAERLQQVGEQVEITLNTGSTLQADGIILTTPHGVTKSLLEEHGIMEEFEEMPSTSVATVAMAFKEDQVQISKDGTGFVVSRNSDYSITACTWTHKKWPTTTPEGHVLMRGYVGRAGDEAIVDLSDKEIEKVVLDDLRKTTKIDGDPLFTVVTRWKEAMPQYVVGHQDRVQRVKADLATKLPHVKLAGSSYEGLGLPDCVDQGKAMTRELLDELFLKEVVVAK
- a CDS encoding TetR/AcrR family transcriptional regulator gives rise to the protein MDRRKEILDAATRSFSIFGYKATTMDQVAKLANVGKGTIYTFFSTKEELFHEIVFSMIEEMTFEKDKVIDETKPFDENALAVLMKMLEFREKHALFAKLIQEEREMGTPIVQEALNQIERKIIGYIAEHLQLGIDREKMREVDVEIVSYLLLKSYLALAVEWQKTHESILSENQITRVFHDVIFKSLA
- a CDS encoding response regulator transcription factor; the protein is MPQHRIFIVEDDRKIAALLADTLRKYQYDVQIVEDFDRVLDEMKAFDPHLILLDINLPTYDGYYWCRQFRLETTCPIIFISARSGEMDQVFALENGGDDFITKPFHYEIVLAKIRSHLRRTYGEYALKTEERTLKQGKLCLYLERMELHLGNEIIPLQKKETTILELLFAEHPKVVTREKLLEELWDDQSFVDENTLNVNMTRVRKKLADYGIKSTLETVRGAGYKFVLHPEET
- the hemH gene encoding ferrochelatase, with the translated sequence MGLLVMAYGTPYKEEDLERYYTHIRHGRPPSTEALEDLRDRYRAIGGISPLAKITDDQATALCARLNEVQDDIEFVLYIGLKHIEPFVEDAVKQMHEDGIEEAVSIVLAPHFSTFSIKSYNGRAKETAETLGGPQITSVESWYDEPKFIQYWQEKIASTFASMSEEERAKACLIVSAHSLPEKIIANGDPYPDQLHATADMIAKAAGVENYEVGWQSAGQTPEPWIGPDVQDLTRDLHNEKGYTSFVYTPVGFVADHLEVLFDNDVECKVVTDEIGANYYRPEMPNTQPLFIDAMADVVLKKLNHK
- the yhfH gene encoding protein YhfH; translation: MIENVLEFFRNLPAKKCTTCGETIEEQHECYGNTCDKCLQN
- a CDS encoding YhgE/Pip domain-containing protein → MKAELQQILKNRKLLIPILAVLFIPVLYAGMFLWAFWDPYEQLKDLPVAIVNEDAGATVEGETLQLGSDVTEKLVDGRQFYFQEMTEKQAEKALENKEIYMMVHIPSEFSDHVTTLYDEQPSDVIIDYVPNEGYNFLSAQIGDTAMEKVRAEVNKEIVATYSTKMIDGIDEMKGGITEAADAATKFADGTNSLSSGTTELKNGVLTLKNGATQFQTGFTALQSGITSYTNGVNSLSAGLTKATSSEGQLVNGISQASAGATSLTNGASKVAAGNEALATGIESFSQKLAPVLASLPEEQANSYKEALAQMQMSSKALAQGANDVSKGASQLSSGLTQAESGANKLYAAHQQLSDGAKTLESKSPELSAGATKLSNAATQLAAGSDKLVNGSEKVENGARALDDNMHVFADELEDGATEAASKSLNGDNTEQAAAPVSVVKSAVNHVPNYGSGFAPYFLSLGLFVGALLISIVFPLVLPAGEVKSGIRLGLSKAGVLAIVGVVQALLADAVLIYGLGLDVSQPYLFVLLSIVTSFAFLAIVQLLVSVLGDPGRFVAIVILILQLTTSAGTFPLELIPTSLQPFNAFLPMTYSVEGMKDAISSTNVDSVWQSIGVLAAFMAGAFILTLVFFQTKFRKNVATTN